A region of the Scatophagus argus isolate fScaArg1 chromosome 6, fScaArg1.pri, whole genome shotgun sequence genome:
TACTCCTCCAACTTGATTGTGACCAAAGCCAAAATGACAAAGCTTACATGGTAAGGTCAAAGCCTCACTGATGAGATTGTACAATTACACTACAAGTCATACTGTGGTAACATATCAGACAAACTGTTTAGTGCCAGCGTCCTCATATAAACAGATGGATGGCTCTGTTTTCTCGCGCACATTAACATATGGCATGCCAAGTGGCAAAGTGGCAGACAAGGTTGGCGTTTAATTAACAGTTTTATCAAGTGCTAGTTCATGATGCAGTTATAATATTAAACCCTCCCTAGTCTCAGATATAACAATGAGTATAAAGAGCGGTTGTTCCTCAACACAGATAACTAAATTCTTCTGTTATCTCAGAGTGTTGTTAACATTTTCTCCAGTGCTATAGattacattatgtttttttttttgttttgttttggtttgtttttttaggagGTTCCAATAGTGTTACCATTTCTTTTACCCAATATAATAACTGCTGTTTCAAAGGCTTCTCCACACTGCCAGGATTAAAAAATACCAGGGCTAAAGATACTAGAATCTGCTTAGaagtttgtacatttttatctattgaatgaaaatacaattaaaattatttttagtgGTTGTGgtaaaatgatcattttcctTCAGTTTAAAAGCTAAACTTTTACACACCCGCAAAGTATTTATTGTTGCCTTTTGCTTGGGACAGATATGACAGATACATTATAAATGTCTTTGTCAGTAGTTTGGCACATAGAGTTCACACTGAGTACCTGAGATAATTTGCCACTCATTAACTACAAGGTTTATggttttctttacatttcaggAGTCAAGCGGCAGACTTCTATGCAGAACATCAGTCAAAGCCTTACTTCAGGTGAGTGCCTGTAAATGATTGGCCACTTCTAAGCAGCAGAGAACATTTCTGCTGCCCAGCCACTATCATTAACAGACCCTGTGACAATAATACTAATGACATTGTAGTGACATTTGAACATAGTTAACACAGTTGACCTTCTGCTGGTAGGAATTCCATTTATATGAATAAGTTATTCCGTCCTTGTTCCATTTTTCAGTAATCACGTGCAGTTTGTGTCCTCGGGCCCAGTGGTTGCCATGGAGCTGATGGGTGATGAGGCTATGTCTATCTGGAGGAGGCTCCTGGGACCTGCAGACTCTGCTGTGGCGCGGAAGGAGGCACCGCAGAGTGTCCGTGCCCAGTTTGGAACAGATGGCATCAAAAATGTTGGACATGGCTCTGACTCACTTGCTGCGGCAGCAAGAGTAAGGATGTGAAGTTAGCCTGTTAGCTCTAATCATGTTCATGTGTGCCTTCGCACCCCAAGCTCATTCGCACATTCCCAGAACTGATGATGCACTCTAACTtgccttttttctgtttgttttaataggagcttgaattttttttcccatccacAATTGGCAACGGCCCCTCTAATACGGCCATTTATACAGATTGCACATGTTGCATCATCAAACCTCATGCCATATCAGAAGGTAGGAAACATATACCTATCtatatgcatatatttatatcatCAGTTAACCCATCAATGCGTCTATCTCGGGATTTGGGACTCATTACACTTTGACTGGTTTGATACACCCATAAATTATTTAGTGCAAGTCCAATGACTTGTATAATTATTTTTCCCCTTGCACCTGTgactgttaatgtgtttgtgtcacacacaccaaATTTGGCTTTGGATTTTTCCAAATCCCTGTCCTGATCCCTGTTCATGGAGCATGCCACTAGAGCTCTGacctgtgaaatgtgaaatgctCCAGACAGGGCTGAAGTATGCTCACAGAAAGTTGTTGACTGAGGAGAGATTTGGACTGGTTATTCTGTGCATAGAAGTCCaaacacagttcatttaaataaacaagCTCACTGTATTCCCACATACAATGATTTAATCTTTATTTCTAATTTGGGTGTTTATCATGACTATTAATTTGTTTGGTATCTAATTTGGACCAGGTTTATATTTAGTGTCTGTGCTCTCATTTatgcatgctaacatgccaaACTAAGATTGACTAAACATAATACTTGCTTAGCATTGGGTGGCATTGTTGGAAACTCTCAGTTTCCAACAATCCCACCATGAGAAAGGTCTAGGTCTATCCCAATGGATAGACCTATCTCATGGTGGGATATTTCAACCCTTCATAATTAGGTTAATATTGTCTGTATGATATCTAGCAGTGCTGGGACCCTGGCAGTGTGCATGCTGCACAGTGGCGTGACTTTATACCACACCCAACTAGAATGACGCCATCAATAATATTATTGCTGTAGCTACACCTGTGCTTTCCCTGCCCTGACAAGtagaaatgtttgctgtgaGAAAGGACCCATTGAAAAAACTAAGGAAGTATGGACATGCTGAGTTTTGCTGCAGGGAAGAATGGAGCAACTCACAGCCGGCTGTGAAATTAAATTCCTTCAAATTTCTTGGTTCAGTGTTTGAATTAATATTAGTGGTTATTTATGATGGTTCTCATTTATTCAGGGGAGGAGTAACCCGCTGCTTGTTCTTCTGAAACAGCCTACTCAGCTCTTTATTGTTGACTTTAGTAGCTATGAATTTTGTTTGATGTCTTCCTGATAGCACAGTGCATTTATTCACACTTCTTGTTGAAGGGCTGTATCGGAGGAGGAGTTGATGTAACCTAACAATGTAAGCCCACAGAAAGCTCTGTGCTTGTTGAGGTCTACAGTATAACTGACAGTTGTTTTGCCCATTAAGATATGATCATGGCAGCTTCCTCAGCACACCTACTGGACTGCCAAAGCATTTCTGATAGTCAAGTTGCAAAGAAATGGCAGGTGATCTGAAAATATTGTCGAGGTAATCCTTGGAATCAACTTCTGTGCAAATTTGAGGTGAGAAGAATGCTGTACCTTTCTTTGAACAGTTGGTCACAAATTGCAGGAGATCTGAGAGGCAATAGTACTGTCATCATCACAGCCACTGTAATTTGTTGAGTGCTCTGATGTCTTTCTGCCAGTCTCAGTTTATTGCTCCAGTTTTAGCCTTCagtaaaaaggaaaactgaagtCATGGGAGTCATTCTGGCATTGTATTTTAAGTCATTTCACCTGATAACAATGTTTGCCTATGTTCACAATGTGTCAACTCATTGTTTAACTTCAGGTGTCAGGTGACTTCTTTGCTCGGAGCCAAAATTAGTAACCCATTCTGAGGAGTTTGGCCAGCTGAGCCCAAACTGGAATTGTCAGTGACTTCAAATACAAATGGTATCAAAATACTTGTCTTGATTTCCCTTGAAGATCAATGAAGAGGCCAAAAGACACGACAGCTACGTGTACAGGTCGCAGCCAATCACCGTGGTGGCAAAGGACGTTGTGACTGAAAACGCACTCAGACATGACTGGAATAGAGAAGCTTCTGTTGCCAGGCACCCAGAACAGGATCTCCTAGCAACAGCACCAGCTGTTTTGGGAGCTGCTTGTCCTGAGTGTGTGCCTATGCTTGGGCTCAGGAGGTGGTTACTGACCTAATACACACATAACTGGACTGTGACCGAACCTCTACCCAAATAAGAGAGAAAACTCATCATCACTCACTATCATCTGGTCCAGACTGAACGTCTTGGTTACATACAGCAGCATTTAGAGTGAAGGGGATATGTGAATACCTGGTGTCCTGTTTGATGAGTACACAGGCTGCCTTTTATCAGGATGTCAGAATGCAATTATGGAACTGGCGCCATGTTTCAATGGTGTGTCTGCAGCAGTCTGACCTTCACTGTCACTCTTGCACCTTCATTTGTCACCGTGCTTCTACCATTGTGACAATAATGTACGGCCACAGTCACAAGAGGTGCAGCTCTATAGCTCCCACTCTAAAGCGTTGACTGTGtggacaaaaataataatttgttctGTCCTTGAATAGACAGAACATCTGTAAGACAATCTCACTGTTCTTTATCCAAAGAAGATACTGCAATCTGAGGTTGTTGCAACACAAGATaagatttctgtctgtctgtctgagtagGAGCTTTATAGCAAATTCTGTAATAATAGTCATTTAACCTAAATAGGAATAATGTTTATGGTTTAATCATGCGATCTGAAttatttccacttttttttgGTGAGGATCAATTTGAAGAGTTTATTGTAACATTAATCACCTTACTTGTCAATCTGTCTAAACTCAAGGATCATAAAAGCTCAAAGACATAAATGCCTTTGATGTGCTTACAGGTCTGACTGGGAAGATCCTGAACTCCATATCTGCTGCTGGATTTGAAATCTCAGCCCTTCAGATGGTAAAAGTTTAATAAGTAATTAGAGGTGCAGCGATTACATGTGTTGTACTTGCTTCCTCTTCACTGTGCTCATGTGAACTAGTTTTTATACAATGAGTTTTCTACTCATGCACCATTTATCTTGGCTATGTTCAAGTAATTAACACATGCACTGCATTGATGTTCTCTGATACAGCCTGACCTCATAATTGAACTCAgtgtcactgctgcagacagCGACCTCTCACAGTCCATTCATTTTGCCACATTAGATGTAGTGTGCATTCTGGaccataaaaatataaaatcagtcAGGATTTTCTCATAGTACCCACATGCTGTGTGTTAATGGGAATAGCATAAATGCATATTAGCAGCGTCTTTTGTGATAATAGAGCTATTGTTTATATTACACAGTGAAACACTAATTTTTTGAGTAATATTTGCTTTTCACAGTTCAACGTGGACCGGGCAAATGCAGAAGAATTCTATGAAGTTTACAAAGGTGTTGTCACAGAATATCCGGTGAGCATAATTACTACATTGTTGTACCATCATCGCAAGTATCTGCGTCATAGTTCTGCTACATTTtatgattaaaaacacaaacaccgCCTAACCTTTAGTCTCGACGAGTGACAAACTCTTGCAGATTTTGTTCATAACTGAATGATAGTTGAGATGTTGTGGTTCCCtgtattttttcatgttcataaaaagaaatcaaattcaTTATTCCCACTTTTGACTGTATTtactctctctccctgcagagTATGGTGACTGAGCTGTGTTCTGGACCCTGCATGGCTCTGGAGATTCATGGCACCGACACACCACAGTCATTCAGGGAATTCTGTGGGCCCGCTGATCCAGTGAGTCAaatcattatttaatattaaatattatttccTCATTATATATTCCATACATACGGGAGGAACCTGTCTGACAAGCGAAATAGTACATCCAGCGTCATTCTTTTGTAATGAGTTTTTCCAATGCCCTTGTCGTTGACAACACATAGCTAACACTAGCAGCCATGCAATAAATGTTACACTAAGTGTCCTTCAGTGTTTGAAGTTATGTGTCTGTGAACGTAGTGCAGTGCAGCCAGTCATGCGGCGCTCTCTCTGACTTATATCGTGAgaattttctttcctgtgtgaTCTCAGTCTGGGACACTTGCTGAGAAGTCCTTAAGCCTGACAGCTGGAAGGCATATGACTGAGGAGctcctttattttttattatttatttatttatttttagtatgAAATGAGCTCAATATTTGGTTTCAAGCTCTGATCAGTTTAAAGCTCATCACATGAATGTAACACACACCTCTTGGTTTTGAAGAATCCTgaatcagacaaaacaaactcatgacGAAATGGATAATGGTGTTTTCACTCTTGCTTAGTGTACATTGTGTACATGAGATTTTGTGGCTTTGTGGCTAAAAGAGCTGGCCTGTGAATGaacctgctgtgctgtggaAGCAGTGCTGCGGGGCTATGTTAGAGCGTGATGTGAAATCTAATGATCAGACGCTCTGCCTCCAATCACTGTTTAGCGACCATAAAAACTACAGGACTACACACCTGCATGATTTCCCTACAGCTCAGCAGTTGTCCATTGCTCAGCTGTCGATATTGTTAAAAATGGTTTCAGCTCTTTTAtatcttcttctttccttttttttttacatacaggtttgtttaattcttttatttgtgtgttgtgctttCTGTCCTCACCATCAGTCCTCCCAGGCCACTGGGAAATGTTACTGACTGTGCAGCCACAGAGCAGGAAGGGTTAGTTAATTGGCTAATGATTTCCAGGTTTCACGACACTACACCACCATTGCTCATTGATGCCAAAATAATTAAGCCTTTGCAGCCGtcctctgttattttattaCTCTTTCTCTTTTGGTTGCTTGACCACTTGTATGCAGAATGTTTATGGGATTGTATCATCTTTGACAATGTCTCGATGTAgaaaaattgaaagaaaatcacagcaaaCAGCCTCTTCATTACAtccaaagaaaacagattgTAAATGAATCAGGTTATAATACCAGAGGGCCTAGGTATCATATCAAAATTGAGAAGTGGCATCAGTGTATAGGAGGGGAATTGTAtatattatttacttttaaattcTCCAGTATATTTGATTCATTTCAGTCTGAGGCCAGAGGTTCTCTCCTTTagctgctgtcatttgtttACAGGCTTTGTTCTCCATTAAACCTCTGTAACCTTTTCATTGCCTCAGACTCTAATGACTAACAGGGAGGTCAAGCAGTTTCATCACTCCATGACCTCAGACTAACCTCAGTATTATCTGATGAATAACCTAAACATTGGCCCTTCTACTCTTCAGTGCAGCTCTGCCATTTTATACACAAGATAAATGGAAAGTCACAGCAGCGCTGAAATCACTGAGAAGAAATTCTGTAGACCAgatctgtgtgtttgaggtgtgtgtgtgtgtgtgtgtgtgtgtgtgtgtgtccgcccATATAACATTGTTCTGTGAAGTATCAAAGTACAGTACGTTTTTTTCGTCAAAATCGGGGCGCAAAGACATTCCAGACATCATTATCAGGATGACAGATAGGACTGGACAAACACTCTTAGGGCCACACTGTATGAAGGGATCAGAAAGTTTACTAATAGTTAAAGCCTATTGATTAATTCCAGTTGACTAAAGACTAATCTATAAACAACTGAGGTCTTGTGTGAATCAACACATGACTGTACAGCTGGATTAAGTGACCTCAGATATACTTAATCATATTAGAGGTGATGGTAGATCAACTCAGCTGTCATATTTTCTCACAGGAAAgagcaaaaacataaaaatatatgcCACTTCATATATGACGCTTTTATCTAGACATCATACATCATGAGTGTTGCTCATGTTTTCACACATCCACACCCCTAGCTGCCCGGCATTGCACTTTCTCAGTCATGAGATCATACTCTGTCTTGTGATGTGTCCTGATAGAGTGGACACAGCAGTCCTCTGTCAGCCAGTCCTGTCCCCAGTCTGTACTCTCTACCCTCTCTTACagtgtttaattttttataGTCTGTAATATACACTTCCCCTTTAAATCAGGAGCATAAAACATCCTCTACGCCCCCTACTACACACCAGCAAAGCATGGCGGTCaacatgctgtgttttctcactttgtcttACAGTGGATGATGAGTGTAATAGATGACCAAATATGTCTGAGCTTCTTGTTACACAAGGCTAAGATACTATCTCTACATCATGTTGGTTAAAATATGATTTTCCTATTGATTTTTGACCCATCTATGTAATGCTATTGTAGAGAAACATATCGGCTGTCCCTGGTGACTGCAGTGCTACATTTAGTGCAGTGTAGTACCATCTgagtaaaacagaaatgtagcTGGATTTACCTTGACTACACAAAACAGTAACTAGATATTGGCATTGTTCATTTCAAGCCCTGTGGAATAAGAGGGTGACTACAGACTCACTACAGAGCTTTAATGTTTGCCTGATCAAGAGCCTTTTTATACACCGTTTTGGAAATAGGCCTaggttctttttttctttatcttgtcGATGTTTAtatgcaataaaaataagagCCAAGGTGCTGTCATTTGTATACTTATGTCTGATAGCACCTTGCTTCTGTGGTAGCTGTAATAGGGCcagcaataaaataataaaaggcaAAATGAAGTTATAAAAAGATGCAGCTGCAACTAACATTTATTTTCGTTATTGCttaatctgccaattatttttgagattaatcatttagtctataaaatctcaaaaaaaatcctcataaCAATTTTGCAGAGCCCAAAGTCATGTCTTCGcgttgcttgttttgtccagccaacagtccaaaacccaagCCCCAAATgatttactatcataaatgacaaagaaaagcagcaaatccttaaaATTATGATGCCGGAACCAGCCAGTGCTTTGAATTTGAAAACtgaacaacatttcaaaaagtTGAAAGTTACCTCAACACACTCTTACATCAGGTTGTATTTTCACAGGTAGGACGATTAAGGCAATCCACTGCATACTTGTTAAAATGACATACAGTAAAGCTTGGGATGTATTCTTTCGTGAAGTggataaaacacatttttgaaaattttgatTAAACTGAAAAGTCTGCcagaagttattttttttatctaatcTTTATTAAATCAGACATTCTTGTTGAGATTAAGAACTTTTTTTCAAAAGAAGCCTGAGCCTAATCACTAAGTTATACGGGGTGAAAAAGTTACAAGTAGTGTCCAGCAGCACTTTCACAAGCAGCGACTGTATCTGAATGTTTCAGAGTGTTTAGAGCAAGGTTAGCATTCAGCATAGAATCATGCGGTAATGCAgtgactgtgtgagtgagcCTTCGTCCTCCCTCACTTCAGTGGGGTTGGACAGTCAGCGGTGCATGAAAGATCAGATGTGAGACTTTCTGATTGCTGGACGGTCATGTAACCACCAGGTCACTCTGCCCCTGCCATTACAGTTCACAAAAGCCAGCAGTCATTATGAGAACACCGGTCCAACAAACTAGGGGactcattaaaatcaaattaaactcTTGACTGCAGGTCACTCATGGGTAACTAATGTAATTACAGAAAGCTGTGCTTTGCAAAGAATTCTTTTATCACTGAGTAAATCTCCCCTTTGCCATCTTTGGCTTTAATTTCATGTAGTATGGGACACATAACCAACAGGCTACTGCCTGGTCAGGGCCATTTTGACAATACTTGTGCACAGGCTGCTGTGTGTAGTTTTCTGAGACACAAACTCATAGTACATGGACACATCATTATATTTTCAACAAATATGAACCACGTGAACAGCCATATTAGGAGTCCTGCTATTCTTCTTGTCCATTCTGACTGATACAATCTGATTGATGCATACAGTCATACCAGTTAGTCAGATAAATGCACAGTTTAGCCTCTATTAACCAGTaataataacttttgagttCTCTTAAAATAGATTTAGTGAACTCCTCCTGTTGCGTTAATTAAATTTTCCAAGCAACATCAGGGCATTTGGAAGGCCAAACAGTTAAAAACATAGCACCTCGCCTCTCATCACTGGTGATGACACTGAATTGGCTCGAAAAGGAGAAGCTACAGTGGAACAAGACTAATAATTTACGGCCATCCTAGCAGCTCTGCGAGGCTGTGAGTCTTAAGAAGGCTAAATTCCCGTGCCTGGTTCTTGTTAACTTTTCGAGAGGATCAGCAGAAAGGATGCTGGATgcaaacatcacaaactggcATGGTTTATGCATGAGCCAGAACAGGGCCCCCTGTAGTGGGTGATTAAAACTGCCCAGAATATCATTGCTACCCCTCTACTGACCATCAGTAATATCTGTGAGATAAGTTGCCTGCTCAGAGCCCAAAGGATACTAAATGAAGCAACCACCCCAACCACAGCCTCTTCACCCTGCTGCAGTTTAGCAAGAGATATAGAAGTATCTGCTGGAGTACCTTCAGACTACAGAGTagcttctttcctcaggctgtgcGAATCCTGAACTCCACACTCATCcatgaaaatatttgatttttatgacttattatttattaatccaattttattttgtgtgaaacaTAAAGGAAGTACAACAAGCAGGTCACTGTACAATCCTGTGTTGTgcaatgataaaaaaaagaacattgtACCTTGTACTTTGTAACTCTTGGCTATTGGCATACTTGTTGTT
Encoded here:
- the nme7 gene encoding nucleoside diphosphate kinase 7 isoform X3, encoding MFDVKNQRIFLRRTKYEDLHPEDLFVGNRVNVFSRQLNLIDYGDQYTANKLGSKKERTLALIKPDVVTKIGDVLELIYSSNLIVTKAKMTKLTWSQAADFYAEHQSKPYFSNHVQFVSSGPVVAMELMGDEAMSIWRRLLGPADSAVARKEAPQSVRAQFGTDGIKNVGHGSDSLAAAARELEFFFPSTIGNGPSNTAIYTDCTCCIIKPHAISEGLTGKILNSISAAGFEISALQMFNVDRANAEEFYEVYKGVVTEYPSMVTELCSGPCMALEIHGTDTPQSFREFCGPADPEIARHLRPTTLRALYGKDKVKNAVHCTDLPEDGVLEVQYFFKILDG
- the nme7 gene encoding nucleoside diphosphate kinase 7 isoform X2 encodes the protein MEDRYAFLTEWYDPTAALLRRYQLFYYPKDGSVEMFDVKNQRIFLRRTKYEDLHPEDLFVGNRVNVFSRQLNLIDYGDQYTANKLGSKKERTLALIKPDVVTKIGDVLELIYSSNLIVTKAKMTKLTWSQAADFYAEHQSKPYFSNHVQFVSSGPVVAMELMGDEAMSIWRRLLGPADSAVARKEAPQSVRAQFGTDGIKNVGHGSDSLAAAARELEFFFPSTIGNGPSNTAIYTDCTCCIIKPHAISEGLTGKILNSISAAGFEISALQMFNVDRANAEEFYEVYKGVVTEYPSMVTELCSGPCMALEIHGTDTPQSFREFCGPADPEIARHLRPTTLRALYGKDKVKNAVHCTDLPEDGVLEVQYFFKILDG
- the nme7 gene encoding nucleoside diphosphate kinase 7 isoform X1, yielding MARQHLPPRDISVLESQVNSRHHQLSGMFTARLQEDRYAFLTEWYDPTAALLRRYQLFYYPKDGSVEMFDVKNQRIFLRRTKYEDLHPEDLFVGNRVNVFSRQLNLIDYGDQYTANKLGSKKERTLALIKPDVVTKIGDVLELIYSSNLIVTKAKMTKLTWSQAADFYAEHQSKPYFSNHVQFVSSGPVVAMELMGDEAMSIWRRLLGPADSAVARKEAPQSVRAQFGTDGIKNVGHGSDSLAAAARELEFFFPSTIGNGPSNTAIYTDCTCCIIKPHAISEGLTGKILNSISAAGFEISALQMFNVDRANAEEFYEVYKGVVTEYPSMVTELCSGPCMALEIHGTDTPQSFREFCGPADPEIARHLRPTTLRALYGKDKVKNAVHCTDLPEDGVLEVQYFFKILDG